A section of the Amblyomma americanum isolate KBUSLIRL-KWMA chromosome 2, ASM5285725v1, whole genome shotgun sequence genome encodes:
- the ida gene encoding anaphase promoting complex subunit 5 ida yields MPSLNVDGGLWMSAQPSSPPKDAITGHKLALLVLVSEYCRVKTRRHAEPNEEPWTHSSQQCRDFAILSLKLLQSPDIAFSELLSTLRSVLHPRTLDLFSRELSTIRESGVAGIMDYVPNLDDLLTDPVADGHAVLHKSSVLGLFVRRMLLALDKLNFSGLVKVHKDFSAYFDEGMRGFETAPAGTARPAATQRQADLFVAQQVMLMQLNEKAALAPPQLQLRINELLTGNKDLAEAHYLSFLNCLTVREYSGADDSLRRHFDRTLPAASETSTKGAEDSTRNLRYASFNLARLHSRMGHRGEALLALREAVTLAQDCTDTSFLQHALAFLCRLQGNRCDPSQLRCLVTRASELCLFSVASFGIQALARVEADLGCTPSLIFELLGKSDLLNCQNSLSELAGTALAQRSAQWACYGFHSLSQLQSQWLLHASRGDPMRASGVQPVGEVAALALRNLAVGLTQQGHHTSANTVLRFAKSLFPLYSDSFQILKLCQLVIGFNAALYQADWPLVEKLASAIRILDRNEGDLCRARSLLWQGHFTAALELVDALFKECSNGEKGFESCLTHFEGRLYHLKAEIFIEAAQPMLAIPVLCKGIMHAETHQLVYNRSMLFMLMAEVQFQIGLPGHASTLLDEVVTLVLSHGSFADVGQLYLLLAKCAFSSRGEQAASEAIKLAALALDKFTKMHLKKGIREAAYWLALICDAVGLEEQRNAAARQFRQVDEEMAEKLLYVV; encoded by the coding sequence ATGCCATCCCTGAACGTAGACGGTGGACTGTGGATGTCGGCGCAGCCCAGCAGCCCTCCAAAAGATGCAATCACTGGCCACAAGCTAGCTTTGCTTGTGCTCGTATCGGAATACTGCCGCGTGAAGACGCGTCGGCACGCTGAGCCGAACGAGGAACCATGGACGCACTCGAGCCAGCAGTGTCGAGACTTTGCCATCCTGTCGCTGAAACTTCTCCAGAGCCCCGACATAGCGTTCAGCGAGCTGCTCTCCACGCTGCGTTCCGTGCTGCACCCGAGAACGTTGGACCTCTTCAGCAGGGAGCTATCCACCATCCGCGAATCCGGCGTCGCAGGCATCATGGACTACGTCCCCAACCTGGACGACCTGCTCACCGACCCAGTCGCCGATGGGCATGCTGTGCTTCATAAGAGCAGCGTTTTAGGCCTATTCGTGCGTCGTATGCTGCTCGCCTTGGACAAGCTCAATTTCAGCGGGCTCGTCAAAGTGCACAAGGACTTCAGCGCGTACTTCGACGAAGGCATGCGGGGCTTTGAGACGGCGCCTGCAGGTACGGCGCGACCGGCGGCGACGCAGCGCCAGGCCGACCTGTTCGTGGCGCAGCAAGTAATGCTGATGCAGCTCAATGAGAAGGCCGCGCTGGCACCGCCGCAGCTGCAGCTGCGCATCAACGAGCTGCTGACCGGCAACAAGGACCTCGCCGAGGCGCACTACCTCAGCTTCCTCAACTGCCTCACCGTGCGCGAGTACAGCGGCGCCGACGACAGCCTGCGGCGCCACTTCGACCGCACTCTGCCTGCGGCGTCGGAGACGAGCACCAAGGGTGCCGAAGACTCGACGCGGAACCTGCGCTACGCCTCTTTCAACCTTGCCCGGCTGCACTCGAGGATGGGACACCGCGGCGAAGCCCTGCTCGCTCTGCGCGAAGCGGTCACTCTGGCCCAAGACTGCACCGACACGTCGTTCCTGCAACACGCCTTGGCGTTCCTCTGCCGGCTCCAGGGCAACCGCTGCGACCCGTCGCAGCTGCGCTGTCTCGTCACGCGCGCCTCCGAGCTGTGCTTGTTCAGCGTCGCCTCGTTCGGCATACAGGCTCTTGCACGTGTCGAGGCCGACTTGGGTTGCACGCCTAGCCTGATTTTCGAGTTGCTGGGCAAGAGCGACCTGCTCAACTGCCAAAATTCCCTCTCCGAATTGGCCGGCACGGCTCTTGCGCAGCGGTCAGCGCAGTGGGCTTGCTATGGCTTCCACTCCTTGTCGCAGCTGCAGTCGCAGTGGCTGCTGCATGCCTCCAGGGGCGACCCAATGCGGGCGTCGGGCGTGCAGCCTGTGGGAGAGGTGGCTGCTCTGGCGCTGCGCAACCTGGCTGTTGGTCTCACTCAGCAGGGTCACCACACGAGCGCAAACACTGTGCTCAGGTTCGCCAAATCACTGTTCCCTCTATACTCAGACTCATTTCAGATACTCAAGTTGTGCCAGCTCGTCATTGGCTTCAATGCAGCCCTTTACCAAGCAGACTGGCCACTGGTGGAAAAGCTGGCTTCAGCTATTCGCATTCTCGACCGCAACGAGGGAGACTTGTGCCGGGCACGGTCCCTCTTGTGGCAGGGCCACTTTACTGCGGCTTTGGAGTTAGTTGACGCATTGTTCAAAGAATGCAGCAATGGTGAGAAAGGCTTTGAAAGCTGCTTGACCCATTTTGAAGGCCGGCTGTATCACTTGAAGGCAGAGATCTTTATTGAAGCTGCACAGCCGATGCTAGCTATTCCAGTTCTATGCAAGGGCATCATGCATGCCGAGACGCATCAGCTGGTCTACAATCGAAGCATGCTGTTTATGCTTATGGCCGAAGTTCAGTTCCAGATTGGCCTTCCAGGGCATGCAAGCACACTTCTTGACGAAGTGGTCACACTCGTTTTGTCTCATGGCAGCTTTGCCGACGTTGGACAGCTGTACTTGCTGCTTGCAAAGTGTGCATTTTCGAGCAGAGGGGAGCAGGCAGCCAGTGAAGCAATCAAGCTTGCAGCGTTGGCTCTGGACAAGTTTACAAAGATGCACCTGAAGAAAGGCATTAGAGAGGCAGCCTACTGGCTAGCTTTAATTTGTGATGCAGTTGGCTTGGAAGAGCAACGAAATGCAGCAGCACGACAGTTCCGTCAGGTGGATGAAGAAATGGCAGAAAAGTTGTTATATGTTGTATAA